The window TCACCTTCATCACCCCCAGCAGACGGGTCTATCGCACCCGACCACCCGGCGCCGACGGCGACGTCAAACCCGTCGAGACCATTGAGATCCCCAAACCATCCTCACGCCGCAAAGCCCCACCACCGAACGACGACGACCCCCCGCCGTTCTGAGGCTTTGCCACCCCCTCAACCACTCCCTAACGTCAGCGAAACCGAGGCCCATGGGCCACGGTCTCGCTGACGTTGCCGGGCGTTTCAGGTGGTGGCGGAGGTCCCCACGACGTCCTTGTCGGTGATCGCGGTGATCAGTGCGGACTGCAGCGAATCCATCCACTGCCCGA of the Sporichthyaceae bacterium genome contains:
- a CDS encoding HNH endonuclease — encoded protein: TDHTIRREHGGLTVRANLGDFCTHHHQLKDAPGWKVYQDPDGNFTFITPSRRVYRTRPPGADGDVKPVETIEIPKPSSRRKAPPPNDDDPPPF